CTCGGATTTCTTCCTGTTTGAGACTCTGCTGGGGCTCGAGAGCCCAGATCTCGACGAGAACGCCCGCGAGTACCTCAAGGATTTGCACCTCAAGCACAAGGTGCGGATCGAGAACGGGCGCCTCTCGACCTTGGATCTGTCTCAGGGGCAGCGCAAGCGCCTAGCTCTGCTGACCGCCTACCTGGAGGACTCGCCTATCTTCCTCTTCGACGAGTGGGCGGCGGATCAGGATCCGGAATTCAAGAAAGTCTTCTACCATCACCTGCTACCGGAGCTGAAGCGGCGCGGGAAGCTGGTCCTCGCCATCAGTCACGACGATGCCTACTACCACATGGGCGATCGCATCATCAAACTGGACTACGGCCAGCTGGTCTACGACAAGCCGGTCGACGAGACGGAGTACTACCGCGAAGCGGTCTGACCAGCGAGCTGGAATCACCAAGTTAGAAAGGTCCGAAGGATGAAATTTGAAAAAGCTCTGCTCGAAGAGTGGATGCGTTATTACTACTTCGAAACCGATTACGACATCGGGAGCAGCGGCGTGGAGAACTACTCCATGACCGACCTCTATGAGCATACCGAGCTCACCCGTGACCAGCTCGACGGGATCCTCTTCCACGACAGCATGACCTTGGGTGGCGACAATGCCCGGGAGGCGGTGGCGAGGCGTTTCGCCGGCGGTGACGTGAGCAAGACCATGGTCACCCACGGCTCCACCGAGGCCAACTTCCTGATCATGAGCGCCCTGGTGGAGGAGGGGGACGAGGTTCTGGTCCTCGATCCCTTCTACCAGCAGCTGTACTCGGTGGCGCAGACCATGGGAGCCCGGCTCAAGCGGTGGAATATGAAGTGGGAGAACGGCTTCCGGCCGCAGATGGCGGATCTGGACGACCTGCTCACTCCGGACACCAAGATGGTGGTGGTGAACTTCCCCCACAATCCCACCGGTGCCACCCTCACCGCCGACGAGCAGGCGGAGCTCATCGAGCGCTGTCGTCAGGCCGATGCCTACCTGGTCTGGGACGGCGCCTTCACCGAGCTGGTCTACGACACCGAGCCGCTGCCGGAGCCACCGCTGGTCTACGACAAGGCTCTGTCCATGGGTACCTTCTCCAAGGCCTACGGGCTGCCCGGGCTGCGGGTGGGTTGGTGCGTCGCCGACCCGAAGATCCTGGAGCGCTTCGTGCGTCTGCGGGATTACACCCTCCTGCACCTGTCACCGTTGGTGGAGCTGATCTTCGAGAAAGCCCTGGATGCCGGAGAGGTCCTGGTGGGCAAGCGTCTGGAGCAGGCACGCCACAACCGAGCGCTGCTGGGCCGCTGGATCGACGAACATTCGGAGTTCGTCGAGTGGGTAGTTCCCGCCGGTGGCGTTTGCGGCTTCCCTCGCTTCAAGGGCGGTCTGGACGTGGAGGCTTTTTGCCACCGGCTGGCCCAGGAGCACCGCACGCTGCTGGTGCCGGGCAATTGCTTCGGTTTCCCGGAACACGCCCGTCTGGGCTTCGGCTGCAGCACCGCCGAGTTGGAGAAGGGCCTGGCGGCAGCATCCAGTCTGCTGCGTAGCGCCCCGGTGAGCGACGGCTAGATCGGAGCTCCTAGCCGGAAAGGCGAGGTCAGCGGACTCTCCTCAGCGGTGCCGCACCCTGTGAAAGGTGGTTCCGGAGAAGCTCCGGTGACGAGCTTTGCCATTTCCCCGGGGGCTGTCCCGATTCCCCGTGCGCGGGCACTCCTCTAGTTGGTGACCTAATCGCTCGTTTGGTTTGTTGGTTGCGCCAAAGATTTCACTGAAGGCTGGAGGCAGGCCGCACCACGTGCTCCCGTGCCGGAAGATCGGTTGATCTATCAGCTTCAGCGAGTTTTTGGTGGCGAGGAGTGCCCCTCGCCGAAACTCCCTTTATGGCTGCCCCACCCACCCAGCACGTCGAGGATGTCTATCCCCTCTCACCGCTCCAGGAGGCGATGCTCTTCGAAGAGCTGGTGGCTCCCCATGAGCCGCTCTATACCGTCCAGCTGCAGTGTCGGCTGGACGGCCTTCTGAATCTCGGGTGGTTCGCACGGGCCTGGCGCCACGTCCTGAGGCGTCACCCGGTTCTGCGCACCGCCTTCGCCTGGCGCAGGATGAAGCATCCCCTCCAGGTGGTGGGGCGGCAGGCGAGGTTGCCTCTGCGGGTGGAAGATTGGAGCGGTGTTGCCCAGACCGAAGCGCGGCGGCGGCTCCCGTCTCTGCTGGCGGCGGACCGCCGCCGGGGCTTCGATCTCAGCCGAGCCCCGCTGCTGCGCCTGACGGTGCTCAGACTGTCGCCTCAGCGCCATTTCTTCGTCTGGACTCTGCATCATCTGATCCTCGACGGCTGGTCCTACCCGCTGGTGCTGCGAGAGGTCTTTGCCGCTTATGAGGCCTTGCGGCAGCACCTCGATCCCCGGTTGCCCTCTCCGCCTCCCCCTTTTCGGCACTATGTTCAGTGGATTCAAGGGCAGGATACCGCCGCACCGGAGCGCTTCTGGCGCAGCTGTCTGGAAGGGCTGAGGGAGCCGACGCCGTGGCCCCTGGAGCCGGAACGGCCTAGCGGCCCCGGCGGCGAGCAGTGGGGGCAAGAGCGTCGGCGCCTGGCACCCTCGACGGCGCGGCGTCTCCAGCGCCTCGCGGAGGACGCCGGGGTGACCCTGGCGACGCTGATGGAAGGGGCCTTTGGTCTTCTCTTGGGGCGCTATGGGCGCTGCCGGGACGTGGTCTTCGGCACCATCGGGGCGGGCCGCTCCGGCGACCTCGCCGGATTGCCGGAGATGATCGGGCTCTTTGTCAGCACGCTGCCGGTGCGCGCCCGCTGGGGCTCTCGGACTCCTCTAGGGTCGTGGTTGAAGCAGCTCCAGGCTCAGCGGGTCGAGGCTCGGCACCATGAGCACGTTCCCCTACGGCAGATCCGCCAGTGGAGCGGAGTACCGGGTTCGCGACGACTCTTCGACGGAGTTCTGTCCTTCCAAGGGGAGACCCTCTCCCAAGGTCTGGGGCCTCCTCCCGAGGGGTTGGCGGTGGAGGTCTTGGGCATGGAGGAGAAGCCCGGCTTCACCCTCGTACTGGTGGTGCTGGCTGCGGGGGATTTCCTCGAGCTGGAAGCCCAATACGACGCCCGGCGAGCGGGTTGCGTGCAAATCCTCCGTCTGCTGCGGCATTTCAGCACCTTGCTCGAGGGCATGACCCGTGGCGTCCATCAGGCGCTGGAGGAGCTGCCGCTCTTGACCTCGGGGGAGGCGCATCAGCTGCTGGTGGAGTGGCAGGAGCCACCGGTATCCATGGGGCTGGCATCGATGCAGTCGGTTCCCGCTTTGTTGGCGGCAGCGGCGGAGAAGGCCCCGCAAGCTCCGGCGCTCATCGCCGCTGGTGAGCGGATGAGCCATGGGCTGCTCCGGAGCAGGAGCCGGCGCCTGGGAAAGGCGTTGCGAAGCCTGGGCTCGGAAGGGGAGGTTCCGGTCGCGGTGCTGGCGCCGCGCGCGCCGTCTCTGGTCTTAGCCTTGGTGGCGGTGATGGAGGCGCGGGCCCCGTTCCTGCCCTTGGATCCCTCGGCGCCGCCGGCGCGCTGGCGGGAAATCCTCGAGGATGCCGGTTGCCGGCTGCTGCTGGTGGCCCCGGAGCTGGTGGAGCGCGGACATAGCGAGCTCTCGGCGGTGGTGCGGGTGGTGGAGCTGTCCGAGGCTTCCGAGGCCCTCGAGGAAGCGCCGGAAGATCTATCCCCCAGGTCTTCCCCGCGGTTCACTGCATCCTCCCTGTCGCGGTCGCCGCAGAGCTCGGCCTACGTCTTCTACACCTCTGGCTCCACCGGCAAGCCCAAGGGGGTGATCATTCCCCACGGTGCCTTCGCCGCCTATGTCACGCAGATGGTCCGGCGCCTGGCTCTGGGACCCGGCCAGCGCATGCTGCAGTT
This Acidobacteriota bacterium DNA region includes the following protein-coding sequences:
- the vioD gene encoding capreomycidine synthase; translated protein: MKFEKALLEEWMRYYYFETDYDIGSSGVENYSMTDLYEHTELTRDQLDGILFHDSMTLGGDNAREAVARRFAGGDVSKTMVTHGSTEANFLIMSALVEEGDEVLVLDPFYQQLYSVAQTMGARLKRWNMKWENGFRPQMADLDDLLTPDTKMVVVNFPHNPTGATLTADEQAELIERCRQADAYLVWDGAFTELVYDTEPLPEPPLVYDKALSMGTFSKAYGLPGLRVGWCVADPKILERFVRLRDYTLLHLSPLVELIFEKALDAGEVLVGKRLEQARHNRALLGRWIDEHSEFVEWVVPAGGVCGFPRFKGGLDVEAFCHRLAQEHRTLLVPGNCFGFPEHARLGFGCSTAELEKGLAAASSLLRSAPVSDG